A DNA window from Engraulis encrasicolus isolate BLACKSEA-1 chromosome 3, IST_EnEncr_1.0, whole genome shotgun sequence contains the following coding sequences:
- the LOC134445728 gene encoding actin-related protein 2/3 complex subunit 5-like protein, whose protein sequence is MAQSTLSSQFRGVDIDEYDENKFVDDQEESAELQGPDATEVDNLIRQGDMLAAFHTALKNPPINSKNAAVKEKAQALVLKVLTSFKTSEIEGAVKSLDKNGVDLLMKYIYKGFEKPSDNSSGVLLQWHEKAFAAGGVGCIMRVLTARKTV, encoded by the exons ATGGCTCAAAGCACGCTATCCTCCCAGTTCAGGGGGGTCGACATAGACGAATACGACGAGAATAAATTTGTGGATGATCAAGAGGAGTCTGCGGAACTACAAGGACCCGATGCCACCGAAGTGGACAACCTCATCAGGCAA GGGGATATGCTTGCAGCCTTCCATACGGCACTCAAGAACCCGCCCATCAACTCTAAGAACGCTGCAGTCAAG GAGAAAGCTCAGGCGCTGGTGTTGAAGGTGCTCACCAGTTTCAAGACCAGTGAGATCGAGGGAGCTGTCAAGTCCCTGGACAAGAATGGCGTCGACCTTCTGATGAAGTACATCTACAAGGGCTTCGAGAAACCCTCAGACAACAGCAGCGGTGTCCTCTTGCAGTGGCACGAGAAG gcatttGCCGCAGGTGGTGTTGGTTGCATCATGCGTGTTCTCACAGCAAGAAAGACGGTCTGA